The Rhineura floridana isolate rRhiFlo1 chromosome 15, rRhiFlo1.hap2, whole genome shotgun sequence genome window below encodes:
- the LOC133370307 gene encoding cytochrome c oxidase subunit 6B1, giving the protein MCESIKEKLENYRTAPFDSRFPNQNQTRNCWQNYLDFYRCEKAMKAKGGDPYVCQWYKRVYKSLCPVSWVTSWDERIEEGTFPGKI; this is encoded by the exons ATGTGTGAAAGCATCAAGGAAAAGCTGGAAAACTACAGAACTGCTCCATTTGACAGCCGTTTCCCCAATCAAAACCAGACACGGAACTGCTGGCAAAATTATCTTG ATTTCTATCGCTGCGAAAAAGCCATGAAAGCCAAGGGAGGCGATCCTTATGTCTGCCAGTGGTACAAAAGGGTGTACAAGTCCCTTTGCCCAGTTTCTTGG GTTACTTCCTGGGATGAACGTATAGAAGAAGGGACTTTTCCTGGCAAGATCTGA